The following are encoded together in the Thiobacillus sp. SCUT-2 genome:
- a CDS encoding EAL domain-containing protein has protein sequence MTDGSGGDTEILASRLPAKITGIVFWGMVLVGLLIAVVVLKGRESDLGARNLSEARLLALALTERIEEGGLALAEPGRSRAELERVVGTLGAGLHFEALELRVGADVVRIGRRNGDQEAVSESLRIHGRQGVSTDGAMQLTVLFPSRTKTISEYRKNVLISIGLLVLAFGLILQQILQRMLSRPFFGMVATAKRFSGGSREVRFDETRGDEFGFLAKFINRALDSIEQQQADLRRALERATRSEAELFGEKERAEVTLQSITDAVITTNSATEVQYLNPVAERLTGWANLAARGLPLEDVIHLVHEESGQAARNPVPDCLANNSVEGVRGPAALRRRDGTVVAIEASAAPMRNDAGDVIGAVMVCQDVSQARKLAHQLSHQASHDSLTGLANRREFEHRLDAALESAQREGKRHVLLYLDLDQFKVVNDTCGHVAGDQLLAQLGNLLGHKVRNSDTLARLGGDEFGVLLEGCDLERGEQIAESLCQSVADFRFVWKDKIFPIGVSIGLVEINDSSENSAAVLSAADAACYVAKDEGRSRVEVFRGDKGGGERYGEMQWVARIHKAMQENRLLLYRQNIVAVAGGEGTAHAEILLRMRDENGSIVPPMAFIPAAERYHLMAKIDRWVVTNALEWLAAHPLTPSRQRQCFSINLSGQSLGDGNFLQFVVDELVRTGVPAERVCFEVTETAAIANIGRAREFIAVLKARGCTFALDDFGSGMSSYSYLKNLDVDYLKIDGAFVKDMALDPVDFAMVESINRIGHVMGIRIIAEFVENGAILAKLEELGVDFAQGYGIHKPEALLSPAAEDQAARTAGRVRSASAP, from the coding sequence GTGACGGACGGCAGCGGCGGCGACACCGAGATTCTCGCGTCCCGCCTGCCGGCGAAGATTACCGGCATCGTGTTCTGGGGCATGGTGCTGGTCGGACTGCTCATCGCGGTGGTCGTGCTGAAGGGGCGGGAGAGCGATCTCGGCGCGCGCAATCTCAGCGAAGCGCGCCTGCTGGCCCTCGCGCTGACCGAGCGCATCGAGGAGGGGGGCCTCGCGCTGGCGGAGCCGGGCCGCTCCCGTGCCGAACTGGAGCGGGTCGTCGGCACGCTCGGCGCCGGTCTTCATTTCGAAGCGCTCGAGCTCAGGGTGGGCGCCGACGTGGTGCGGATCGGCCGCCGGAACGGCGATCAGGAAGCGGTATCCGAGTCGCTGCGGATTCACGGCCGGCAGGGCGTATCGACGGATGGGGCGATGCAGCTCACCGTGCTGTTTCCGAGCCGGACGAAGACGATTTCGGAGTACCGCAAGAACGTCCTGATCTCGATCGGCCTGCTGGTGCTGGCGTTCGGCCTGATCCTGCAGCAGATCCTGCAGCGCATGCTGTCCCGGCCCTTCTTCGGCATGGTCGCGACCGCGAAGCGCTTCTCCGGCGGCAGCCGCGAGGTGCGCTTCGACGAGACGCGCGGCGACGAATTCGGCTTTCTGGCCAAGTTCATCAACCGCGCGCTCGATTCCATCGAGCAGCAGCAGGCGGACCTGCGCCGCGCGCTGGAGCGGGCGACCCGCTCGGAAGCCGAGCTGTTCGGGGAGAAGGAGCGGGCCGAGGTCACCCTGCAGTCCATCACCGATGCCGTCATCACCACCAACTCGGCCACCGAGGTTCAGTACCTGAACCCGGTCGCCGAACGCCTGACCGGCTGGGCCAACCTGGCGGCACGCGGCCTGCCGCTCGAGGACGTGATTCACCTGGTGCACGAGGAAAGCGGGCAGGCCGCGCGCAATCCGGTACCGGACTGCCTCGCCAACAACAGCGTGGAAGGGGTACGCGGCCCCGCCGCCCTGCGGCGCAGGGATGGCACCGTGGTCGCGATCGAGGCCTCCGCGGCCCCCATGCGCAACGACGCGGGGGACGTGATCGGGGCGGTGATGGTGTGCCAGGACGTGAGCCAGGCGCGCAAGCTCGCGCATCAGCTCTCCCACCAGGCGAGCCACGACTCGCTGACGGGGCTCGCCAACCGGCGCGAATTCGAGCACAGGCTCGACGCCGCGCTGGAAAGCGCCCAGCGGGAAGGCAAGCGGCATGTGCTGCTTTACCTCGACCTCGACCAGTTCAAGGTGGTCAACGACACCTGCGGCCACGTCGCGGGAGACCAGCTGCTCGCGCAGCTGGGGAACCTGCTGGGCCACAAGGTGCGCAACAGCGACACCCTCGCGCGCCTGGGCGGCGACGAGTTCGGCGTGCTGCTGGAAGGCTGCGACCTCGAGCGCGGCGAGCAGATCGCCGAATCCCTGTGCCAGAGCGTCGCGGACTTCCGCTTCGTGTGGAAGGACAAGATCTTCCCCATCGGCGTCAGTATCGGTCTCGTGGAGATCAACGACTCGAGCGAGAATTCGGCGGCGGTCCTGAGCGCGGCGGATGCGGCGTGCTACGTGGCCAAGGACGAAGGGCGCAGCCGCGTCGAGGTGTTCCGGGGAGACAAAGGGGGCGGCGAGCGCTACGGCGAGATGCAATGGGTCGCGCGCATCCACAAGGCCATGCAGGAGAATCGCCTGCTGCTCTATCGGCAGAACATCGTCGCCGTCGCGGGCGGCGAAGGCACGGCGCATGCGGAGATCCTGCTGCGCATGCGGGACGAGAACGGCTCGATCGTTCCGCCGATGGCCTTCATCCCCGCGGCGGAGCGCTACCACCTCATGGCGAAGATCGACCGCTGGGTGGTGACGAACGCGCTCGAGTGGCTGGCGGCCCATCCGCTGACGCCGAGCAGGCAGCGCCAGTGCTTCTCGATCAACCTGTCGGGGCAATCGCTCGGCGACGGCAATTTCCTGCAGTTCGTGGTGGACGAGCTGGTCCGCACCGGCGTGCCGGCCGAGCGGGTCTGCTTCGAGGTCACCGAAACGGCAGCGATCGCGAACATCGGCCGAGCGCGCGAATTCATCGCGGTGCTGAAGGCGCGTGGATGCACCTTCGCGCTCGACGACTTCGGCAGCGGGATGTCGTCCTATTCCTACCTGAAGAACCTGGACGTCGACTACCTGAAGATCGACGGTGCCTTCGTCAAGGACATGGCGCTCGACCCCGTCGATTTCGCCATGGTCGAGTCCATCAACCGGATCGGCCATGTCATGGGCATCCGCATCATTGCCGAATTCGTCGAGAACGGCGCCATCCTGGCGAAGCTCGAGGAGCTCGGCGTCGATTTCGCGCAGGGGTACGGCATCCACAAGCCCGAGGCCCTGCTCAGTCCCGCCGCCGAGGACCAGGCGGCGCGCACTGCCGGCCGGGTGCGTTCCGCGTCGGCACCGTGA
- a CDS encoding cupin domain-containing protein yields MTGIIVDAAPGARRLAALGVDRWPLWETGVAEFPWTYAETETSYILEGRVVVTPQGGEPVALAAGQLATFPAGLACTWKVIEPLRKRYRFG; encoded by the coding sequence ATGACCGGGATCATCGTCGACGCCGCCCCCGGCGCCCGCCGCCTCGCCGCGCTGGGCGTCGACCGCTGGCCCCTGTGGGAGACGGGCGTGGCGGAATTTCCCTGGACCTACGCGGAGACGGAAACCAGCTACATCCTGGAGGGCCGGGTGGTGGTGACGCCGCAGGGCGGCGAGCCCGTCGCGCTGGCCGCCGGCCAGCTGGCGACCTTCCCCGCCGGCCTCGCCTGTACCTGGAAGGTGATCGAGCCCCTGCGCAAGCGCTACCGCTTCGGCTGA
- a CDS encoding glutathione S-transferase family protein: MTRPILYHIPVCPFSQRLEILLELKGLRDAVDFRVIDITVPRPDWLLQRTRGTTALPVLETADGHIVKESLVIMQYFEDVMPAPAIVQRDPWRHAVENMLTRLEGDFCTQGYAWVMNQDLERRDALREGMLAQYALLDDFLLAHAPEGPFLFEDFGWAEAVFTPFFQRFWFLEYYEGFTLPDAPRYARVRRWIDACLAHPAARQVTKEQIVKLYYDYAKGAGNGALPPGRSRSSFAFVPDWRARPWPPRDKYAHSASDAELGL, from the coding sequence ATGACGCGCCCGATCCTCTATCACATCCCCGTCTGCCCGTTCAGCCAGCGCCTGGAAATCCTGCTGGAGCTGAAGGGGCTGCGCGACGCGGTCGACTTCCGCGTGATCGACATCACCGTCCCGCGTCCCGACTGGCTCCTGCAGAGGACGCGCGGCACCACCGCGCTGCCCGTCCTGGAAACGGCCGACGGACACATCGTCAAGGAAAGCCTCGTCATCATGCAGTACTTCGAGGACGTCATGCCGGCGCCGGCCATCGTGCAGCGCGACCCGTGGCGGCATGCGGTGGAGAACATGCTGACGCGGCTCGAAGGCGACTTCTGCACCCAGGGCTATGCGTGGGTGATGAACCAGGACCTCGAGCGCCGCGACGCGCTGCGCGAAGGCATGCTGGCGCAGTACGCGCTGCTCGACGATTTTCTGCTGGCGCATGCGCCGGAGGGCCCCTTCCTCTTCGAGGACTTCGGCTGGGCGGAGGCCGTGTTCACGCCGTTCTTCCAGCGCTTCTGGTTCCTCGAATACTACGAGGGCTTCACGCTCCCCGATGCGCCACGCTACGCGCGCGTGCGCCGCTGGATCGACGCCTGCCTTGCGCATCCGGCGGCCCGGCAGGTGACGAAGGAACAGATCGTCAAGCTCTACTACGACTACGCCAAGGGCGCCGGCAACGGTGCACTGCCGCCCGGGCGCAGCCGCTCCTCGTTCGCCTTCGTTCCCGACTGGCGCGCCCGCCCCTGGCCGCCGCGCGACAAGTACGCCCACAGCGCGAGCGACGCTGAACTGGGCCTCTGA
- the rtcA gene encoding RNA 3'-terminal phosphate cyclase, with amino-acid sequence MVEIDASFGEGGGQILRSALALSVITGKSIQLTRIRANRPQPGLRPQHLKAVEAAARISGARVEGAALDAQTLRFEPAGLQSGRYDFDIGTAGSASLLLQTLCLPLSFADGPSRLVLTGGTHVPWSPCFHYLQWQWLPALAEAGYHIACRLGRAGFYPRGGGVLHADIAPARPRVPLRFTRRGRLLRVRGLSAVGRLDRSIAERQRERALERLLDLAVPVEIAVDEVAAASPGTFIVLQAEFEGGRCCASALGARHKPAEQVADEAVAELRADIDSGGAIDAWLADQLLLPLAFVPGRSELSVSRISRHLLTQAELLGRFLPVAVEIEGGLDAPGRVRIEGTAGRR; translated from the coding sequence ATGGTGGAGATCGACGCATCGTTCGGCGAAGGCGGCGGCCAGATCCTGCGCAGCGCGCTTGCGCTTTCGGTCATCACCGGCAAGTCCATTCAGCTCACCCGCATCCGCGCCAACCGGCCGCAGCCGGGGTTGCGGCCGCAGCACCTCAAGGCGGTCGAGGCCGCGGCGCGCATCAGCGGGGCCCGGGTCGAGGGCGCGGCGCTCGACGCGCAGACGCTGCGCTTCGAGCCCGCCGGCCTGCAAAGCGGCCGCTACGACTTCGACATCGGCACCGCGGGCTCGGCCAGCCTGCTGCTGCAGACGCTCTGCCTGCCGCTCAGCTTCGCCGACGGTCCTTCGCGCCTCGTCCTCACCGGCGGCACCCACGTGCCCTGGAGCCCGTGCTTCCACTACCTGCAATGGCAATGGCTGCCGGCGCTGGCCGAGGCCGGCTACCACATCGCCTGCCGCCTCGGGCGTGCCGGCTTCTATCCGCGCGGCGGCGGCGTGCTGCATGCGGACATCGCGCCGGCGCGGCCGCGCGTGCCGCTGCGCTTCACCCGGCGCGGGCGGCTGTTGCGCGTCCGCGGCCTGTCCGCCGTGGGCCGCCTCGACCGCTCCATCGCCGAACGGCAGCGCGAGCGGGCGCTCGAGCGGCTGCTGGACCTCGCGGTGCCGGTCGAGATCGCGGTGGACGAGGTGGCCGCGGCCTCGCCCGGTACCTTCATCGTGCTGCAGGCGGAATTCGAAGGCGGGCGCTGCTGCGCCTCGGCGCTCGGTGCGCGGCACAAGCCGGCGGAACAGGTGGCCGACGAAGCCGTCGCCGAGCTGCGCGCCGACATCGACTCCGGCGGCGCGATCGACGCCTGGCTGGCCGATCAGCTGCTGCTGCCGCTTGCCTTCGTGCCTGGACGCTCGGAGCTGTCCGTCAGCCGCATCAGCAGGCATCTTCTCACCCAGGCAGAACTGCTCGGCCGCTTTCTTCCGGTCGCGGTCGAGATCGAAGGTGGCCTCGACGCGCCGGGGCGCGTTCGCATCGAGGGAACGGCAGGGCGCCGCTGA
- the cfa gene encoding cyclopropane fatty acyl phospholipid synthase, whose protein sequence is METEDSLALEPVGRSPAEQEAPAVIRDLAAEAGITINGDAPWDIQVFDDEVYRRILTQGSLGLGEAYMDGLWECERLDEFFHRLLAVDADERIGGWARARLLGEILRHSLFNLQSSRRAFQVGEQHYDIGNDVFESMLDPTMSYSCAYWDDAAGLRDAQQKKLDMICRKLELRPGERLLEIGCGWGGLARFAAEHYRVEVVGITVSKEQQKLAQERCAGLPVSIELMDYRDLDARFDKVVSVGMFEHVGPKNYAVYFDTVDRVLKDDGLFLLHTIGNAVTSPKTDAWIDKYIFPNGKLPSAREIAAAVENRFLIEDWHNFGQDYDRTLMAWWENFQTAWPFLEARYGKRFYRMWKYYLLSCAGFFRARQGQLWQLVLSKRERSAVYRSVR, encoded by the coding sequence ATGGAAACGGAAGACAGCCTGGCTTTGGAGCCCGTGGGGCGCAGCCCCGCCGAGCAGGAGGCACCCGCGGTCATCCGCGACCTGGCGGCCGAGGCCGGCATCACGATCAACGGCGACGCGCCCTGGGACATCCAGGTGTTCGACGACGAGGTCTATCGGCGCATCCTGACCCAGGGCTCGCTCGGACTGGGCGAAGCCTACATGGACGGCCTCTGGGAGTGCGAACGACTGGACGAATTCTTCCATCGCCTGCTCGCCGTCGATGCCGACGAACGCATCGGCGGCTGGGCGCGGGCACGTCTGCTGGGCGAGATACTGCGCCACAGCCTGTTCAACCTGCAGTCCAGCCGGCGTGCCTTCCAGGTGGGGGAGCAGCACTACGACATCGGCAACGACGTGTTCGAGTCCATGCTCGACCCCACCATGAGCTATTCCTGCGCCTACTGGGACGATGCCGCCGGGCTGCGCGACGCGCAGCAGAAAAAGCTCGACATGATCTGCCGCAAGCTCGAGCTGCGGCCGGGCGAGCGCCTGCTGGAGATCGGCTGCGGCTGGGGCGGGCTGGCGCGCTTCGCGGCCGAGCACTACCGCGTCGAGGTGGTCGGCATCACCGTCTCGAAGGAGCAGCAGAAGCTCGCCCAGGAGCGCTGCGCGGGGCTGCCGGTGTCGATCGAGCTGATGGACTACCGCGACCTCGACGCGCGCTTCGACAAGGTCGTGTCGGTCGGCATGTTCGAGCACGTCGGCCCCAAGAACTACGCCGTCTATTTCGACACCGTCGACCGCGTGCTCAAGGACGACGGACTGTTCCTGCTGCACACCATCGGCAACGCCGTGACGTCGCCCAAGACCGACGCCTGGATCGACAAGTACATCTTCCCCAACGGCAAGCTGCCGTCGGCACGGGAGATCGCCGCGGCGGTCGAGAATCGCTTCCTGATCGAGGACTGGCACAACTTCGGCCAGGACTACGACCGCACGCTGATGGCCTGGTGGGAGAACTTCCAGACCGCCTGGCCCTTCCTCGAGGCCCGCTACGGCAAGCGCTTCTACCGCATGTGGAAGTACTACCTGCTGAGCTGCGCCGGTTTCTTCCGGGCCCGCCAGGGGCAGCTCTGGCAGCTGGTGCTCAGCAAGCGCGAGCGGAGCGCGGTCTACCGCTCCGTGCGCTAG
- the ppx gene encoding exopolyphosphatase: MKTYDTLAAVDLGSNSFRLEVARVAGDQLYPLDSLKETVRLAGGLGVDKRLDDAAQERALACLQRFGERLRGLAPEAVRCVGTSALRVAKNADAFIRKAEAALGHPIEIVAGREEARLIYLGVAHSLPASPDRRLVVDIGGGSTEFIIGHGLKPHERESLHMGCVHYSQHYFPEGRIEKAALKAAETAARVEVERIAREFSRDNWQQAVGSSGTARALREILEQCGWSARGITADGLARLRSQMLKTGHVDALDLPGLSRERRPVIAGGFAIMAGVFAELAIEQMDVADTAMREGILYDLLGRFHQHDMREATVDEFTRRYHIDGQQAARVSRVALALLQAAGGDEHDARLLGWAARLHEIGLMVSHGGYHRHSGYILENADMPGFSRTEQARLALLARAQRGALAKLPAFAGGTVSEHDRLLVWLLRQAVILCRSRAEPRLPELHVEAGSKRVCLALPAGWLQAHPLTQRALEEEAAHWQAVGVKYAIDHAGA, from the coding sequence ATGAAAACGTACGACACGCTCGCCGCCGTCGACCTCGGCTCCAACTCCTTCCGCCTCGAAGTGGCGCGGGTCGCCGGCGACCAGCTCTATCCGCTCGACAGCCTGAAGGAAACGGTGCGGCTGGCCGGCGGGCTCGGGGTCGACAAGCGCCTCGACGACGCCGCCCAGGAGCGCGCGCTCGCCTGCCTGCAGCGCTTCGGCGAGCGCCTGCGCGGCCTCGCGCCGGAGGCGGTCCGCTGCGTCGGCACCTCGGCGCTGCGCGTCGCCAAGAACGCCGACGCCTTCATTCGCAAGGCCGAGGCCGCACTCGGCCATCCTATCGAGATCGTCGCCGGGCGCGAGGAAGCGCGGCTGATCTACCTCGGCGTCGCGCACTCCCTGCCGGCTTCGCCGGATCGCCGGCTGGTCGTCGACATCGGCGGCGGTTCCACCGAGTTCATCATCGGCCACGGCCTCAAGCCGCACGAGCGCGAGAGCCTGCACATGGGCTGCGTGCACTACTCGCAGCACTATTTCCCGGAAGGCCGGATCGAGAAGGCCGCGCTGAAGGCGGCCGAAACGGCGGCGCGCGTCGAGGTCGAGCGCATCGCGCGGGAATTCTCGCGCGACAACTGGCAGCAGGCGGTGGGGTCCTCCGGCACCGCGCGCGCGCTGCGCGAAATCCTCGAGCAGTGCGGCTGGTCGGCGCGCGGCATCACCGCCGACGGCCTTGCCCGCCTGCGCAGCCAGATGCTCAAGACCGGCCACGTCGACGCGCTCGACCTGCCGGGCCTGTCGCGCGAGCGCCGCCCGGTCATCGCCGGCGGCTTCGCCATCATGGCGGGTGTGTTCGCCGAACTCGCCATCGAGCAGATGGACGTCGCCGACACCGCCATGCGCGAGGGCATCCTCTACGACCTGCTGGGGCGCTTCCACCAGCACGACATGCGCGAGGCGACGGTCGACGAATTCACGCGCCGCTACCACATCGATGGCCAGCAGGCCGCGCGCGTCAGTCGCGTCGCGCTGGCGCTGCTGCAGGCGGCCGGCGGCGACGAGCACGACGCACGCCTGCTCGGCTGGGCCGCGCGCCTGCACGAGATCGGGCTCATGGTCTCGCACGGCGGCTATCACCGCCATTCCGGCTACATCCTGGAAAACGCCGACATGCCCGGCTTCTCGCGCACCGAGCAGGCGCGGCTGGCCTTGCTCGCCCGGGCGCAGCGCGGCGCACTCGCCAAGCTGCCGGCCTTCGCCGGCGGCACCGTCTCGGAACACGATCGCCTGCTCGTGTGGCTGCTGCGCCAGGCGGTGATCCTCTGCCGCAGCCGCGCCGAGCCGCGCCTGCCGGAACTGCACGTCGAGGCCGGCAGCAAGCGCGTCTGCCTTGCCCTGCCTGCCGGGTGGCTGCAGGCCCATCCGCTCACCCAGCGTGCACTGGAGGAGGAAGCGGCCCACTGGCAGGCGGTCGGCGTGAAATACGCGATCGACCACGCCGGCGCCTGA
- a CDS encoding nucleoside recognition domain-containing protein, producing the protein MLNALWVGFFLVAFLIALFKLVAFGDAAVFAALVKALFDSSRTAFEIALGLTGVMALWLGVMKVGERAGMLDVLTRGLAPLFRRLFPDVPPNHPALGAMTMNMGANMLGLDNAATPLGIKAMRELQKLNPSSDTASDAQILFLVINTASVTLLPVTIFTFRAQLGAADPTDVFVPLLITTYVGTLTGLLVTGLFQRLHLWNRVTLAYLGGATALIGGLVAYFSHLDAAEMARQSSILSNVLLTGIIVLFLLMAAWRRVNAYEAFVEGAKEGFQTAVTIIPYLVAMLVAIGVFRASGALDLLMDGIRGAVQAMGFDARWVDALPTALMKPFSGSGARAMMIDTMQAHGADSFAGRLASIVQGSTETTFYVLAVYFGAVGIKRVRHAVACGLAADLAGILAAIAMAYLFFGQAA; encoded by the coding sequence ATGCTCAACGCGCTCTGGGTCGGCTTCTTCCTGGTCGCCTTCCTGATCGCGCTGTTCAAGCTCGTCGCGTTCGGCGACGCCGCGGTGTTCGCGGCGCTGGTCAAGGCGCTGTTCGACAGCAGCAGGACGGCGTTCGAGATTGCGCTGGGCCTCACCGGCGTGATGGCGCTGTGGCTCGGCGTGATGAAGGTCGGCGAGCGCGCCGGCATGCTGGACGTGCTGACCCGCGGGCTTGCGCCGCTGTTCCGCCGCCTGTTTCCCGACGTCCCGCCCAACCATCCGGCGCTCGGCGCGATGACGATGAACATGGGGGCCAACATGCTGGGCCTCGACAACGCGGCGACGCCGCTCGGCATCAAGGCGATGCGGGAACTGCAGAAGCTCAATCCCTCGTCCGACACGGCGAGCGACGCGCAGATCCTCTTCCTCGTCATCAACACCGCCTCGGTCACCCTGCTGCCGGTCACCATCTTCACCTTCCGGGCGCAGCTCGGCGCCGCGGACCCCACCGACGTCTTCGTGCCGCTGCTGATCACGACCTACGTCGGCACGCTGACCGGGTTGCTGGTCACCGGCCTGTTCCAGCGCCTGCACCTGTGGAACCGCGTGACGCTCGCCTATCTCGGCGGCGCCACTGCGCTGATCGGCGGCCTGGTCGCCTACTTCTCCCACCTCGACGCGGCCGAGATGGCGCGGCAGTCGTCCATCCTCAGCAACGTGCTGCTGACCGGCATCATCGTGCTGTTCCTGCTGATGGCGGCGTGGCGCCGGGTCAATGCGTACGAGGCCTTCGTCGAGGGTGCCAAGGAAGGCTTCCAGACCGCGGTCACGATCATTCCCTATCTGGTCGCGATGCTGGTGGCGATCGGCGTGTTCCGCGCGAGCGGCGCGCTCGACCTGCTGATGGACGGCATCCGCGGCGCCGTGCAGGCGATGGGCTTCGACGCGCGCTGGGTGGACGCGCTGCCGACCGCGCTGATGAAGCCCTTCTCGGGCAGCGGCGCGCGCGCGATGATGATCGACACCATGCAGGCGCACGGCGCCGACTCGTTCGCGGGGCGGCTCGCCTCGATCGTGCAGGGCAGCACCGAGACGACGTTCTACGTGCTGGCCGTCTACTTCGGCGCGGTCGGCATCAAGCGCGTGCGCCACGCGGTCGCGTGCGGCCTTGCCGCCGATCTCGCCGGCATCCTCGCCGCGATCGCCATGGCCTATCTCTTCTTTGGCCAAGCCGCATGA